A single Rhinolophus ferrumequinum isolate MPI-CBG mRhiFer1 chromosome 20, mRhiFer1_v1.p, whole genome shotgun sequence DNA region contains:
- the SYPL1 gene encoding synaptophysin-like protein 1 → MSSFQLNLNPLKEPLGFIKVLEWIASIFAFATCGGFKGKTEILVGCPKESHDNKTITASFGYPFRLNEASFKALPDVNVCGIDWKTQVLIGDYSSSAQFYVTFAVFIFLYCIAALLLYVGYTNLYRDSRKLTMVDFVVTLVATFLWLVSTSAWAKALTDIKVATGHNIIQELTPCKHGVTCSFGSVTSMGSLNVSVIFGFLNMILWGGNAWFVYKETSLHSPSNTSASHTQGGISPPTGM, encoded by the exons ATTGCTTCTATCTTTGCTTTTGCCACCTGTGGAGGTTTTAAGGGCAAAACAGAAATTCTAGTGGGTTGTCCTAAAGAAAGTCATGACAATAAAACGATTACAGCTTCCTTTGGTTATCCGTTCAG GTTGAATGAAGCATCGTTTAAGGCATTACCAGATGTAAATGTGTGTGGTATAGATTGGAAAACTCAAGTCCTTATTGGGGATTACTCTTCTTCTGCGCAATTCTACGTGACGTTTGCAGTTTTTATCTTCCTGTACTGCATTGCTGCTCTTCTGCTCTATGTTGGTTACACAAACCTGTATCGGGATAGTCGCAAACTTACCATGGTT GACTTCGTTGTTACTCTCGTGGCCACTTTCTTGTGGCTGGTGAGCACTTCAGCCTGGGCCAAAGCTCTTACGGACATAAAAGTAGCCACAGGTCACAATATCATCCAGGAGCTCACACCTTGTAAACATGGGGTGACGTGTTCTTTTGGCTCTGTGACTAGTATGGGATCCCTAAATGTATCCGTG atCTTTGGCTTTCTGAATATGATACTTTGGGGAGGAAATGCATGGTTTGTGTACAAGGAGACCAGCTTACACAGCCCATCAAATACTTCTGCTTCCCATACCCAAGGAGGTATTTCACCTCCTACCGGAATGTAA